A window from Limanda limanda chromosome 14, fLimLim1.1, whole genome shotgun sequence encodes these proteins:
- the LOC133019809 gene encoding von Willebrand factor A domain-containing protein 7-like has protein sequence MGWLAALCLVLLQTWAHGFGIFGGDSLNHQEITESAILETTLDVCRAVVQAAGKKFTPPIPPYTAESVARACDASKSSKSFSQTIEYIQDKNVGIDFRYFYSARHHFDNEEFTKGKKLITSGLSAVKANNKRQNFEAARKNVGRLLHSLQDFYSHSNWVEMGEQAPNSKLIKPGSLGKTAAKSRATCRSCNGNDCTINILEDILQNKILTSGYFEFSPGLSKPDGKCSHGGQLDRTSSIDPTGGINKDESDSEHGHLHVKAANMAIDATRQLLEDIRLAAGDATFLQLMGINKGKALCFVIDTTGSMGDDIAAVREVTSSIINSRVGTQDEPSAYILVPFNDPGFGPLMRTTDPEAFKRAINSLTASGGGDLPELSLSGLRLALTGAPPGSDIFVFTDATAKDDYLLGTVISLVERTKSVVNFMITGSLGLRRRRAINNTNDQQQPQPKAITKASSKVYADLAQASGGLAIQTTKSQLLAAITIVTDSSSFAQVLLLQAARSPGKSDNFTFTVDETVKNLTIFITGRSVAFTLISPSGVSQSSTDLTGPLISSSQSVGNFQTVELTTQVGLWELRLMSTNPYTLKVKGESSIDFLSDFLEVSEGPLGGFEVLENRPRAGANSSLRVTVTGGGSAIVTEVFLVVSLTSERVNSSLEALGKGKFLARFDSIPSGEFVVLVKGQSNESSTRSSRAATPFQRQSSNSIRASAVTVSADDLEGVLEPGVPLSVPFSVSSNGSGGGLTIQATNDQGFTLSFPSTLPLTNGSMANGMVNITAPAGTASGTDVTLTIEANAPGGTDANYVVLRLTVLVPVTDFTEPGCQLLSLQSDCSADCSASMWELSVEVTDGVNGTGIDTISFRGGNGTSNTSLLAGNATLVSYNASCCSPDVEIVVVDQVGNVGSCSYTVRTTTPTVNPTTTTAQTTTAASAQAVQSLLLCLSITILGLSLTI, from the exons ATGGGTTGGTTGGCTGCGCTGTGTCTTGTGCTCCTGCAGACTTGGGCTCATGGTTTTGGTATTTTTGGTGGAGACTCTCTGAATCATCAGGAGATCACTGAGAGCGCCATCCTTGAAACCACACTGGATGTTTGCCGTGCTGTGGTTCAGGCTGCTGGCAAAAAGTTCACACCACCT ATACCGCCTTACACTGCTGAGTCTGTTGCTCGTGCCTGTGATGCGTCAAAATCCTCCAAGAGTTTCAGCCAAACCATCGAGTATATCCAGGACAAAAATGTGGGTATAGACTTTCGGTATTTCTACAGCGCCCGTCATCACTTTGACAACGAGGAATTCACGAAGGGAAAGAAACTCATCACCAGCGGATTATCAGCTGTCAAGGCCAACAATAAACGCCAAAACTTTGAAGCGGCAAGGAAAAATGTGGGAAGACTGCTGCATTCTTTACAG GATTTCTACAGTCACAGCAACTGGGTGGAAATGGGAGAACAGGCTCCAAACTCCAAGCTGATCAAACCAGGAAGCCTCGGAAAAACAGCAG CAAAAAGCAGAGCAACCTGTCGCAGCTGCAACGGAAACGACTGCACAATCAACATTCTGGAGGACATCCTGCAGAACAAGATACTCACCTCAGGATATTTTGAATTTTCCCCTGGATTGTCCAAACCTGATG GAAAATGCAGCCATGGAGGTCAACTTGACAGAACAAGCAGCATTGATCCTACAGGTGGGATCAACAAAGACGAGTCTGATTCTGAACACGGACATCTCCACGTAAAAGCAGCAAACATGGCCATCGATGCAACCCGTCAGCTGCTGGAGGATATTCGTCTGGCTGCCGGTGACGCCACATTCCTACA GCTGATGGGAATCAACAAAGGGAAAGCTCTTTGTTTTGTTATCGACACCACAGGAAGCATGGGTGATGACATCGCGGCAGTGAGGGAAGTCACAAGCTCTATAATCAACAGCAGAGTGGGGACACAGGACGAGCCCTCGGCTTACATTCTCGTACCGTTCAATGATCCAG GCTTTGGGCCCCTGATGAGGACCACAGATCCAGAGGCCTTCAAGAGAGCTATCAATTCACTCACTGCATCTGGTGGAGGAGATCTTCCAGAATTGAGTCTTTCAGGACTTCGG CTGGCTTTAACCGGTGCTCCTCCAGGCTCTGATATCTTCGTCTTCACTGATGCAACTGCTAAAGACGATTACCTGTTGGGTACAGTGATCTCACTCGTAGAACGAACCAAATCAGTG GTGAACTTCATGATAACTGGCAGTCTGGGGCTTCGTCGCCGAAGAGCGATCAATAATACCAACGatcaacaacaaccacaacccaaAGCAATAACAAAAGCATCTTCCAAGGTGTATGCGGACCTGGCCCAGGCTTCGGGAGGTTTGGCTATACAGACCACAAAAAGTCAATTGCTCGCTGCTATCACCATCGTTACAGATTCCTCCAGCTTCGCTCAG GTTCTCCTTCTGCAAGCGGCCAGGAGTCCTGGAAAATCCGACAATTTCACTTTCACAGTGGACGAGACGGTAAAAAacctcaccatcttcatcactgGGCGCTCGGTCGCCTTTACTCTCATCAGTCCCTCAG GTGTGTCTCAGAGTAGCACTGACCTGACGGGACCTTTGATCAGTTCATCCCAGTCAGTGGGAAACTTCCAGACTGTGGAGCTGACAACACAAGTGGGACTGTGGGAATTAAGATTGATGTCAACAAATCCCTACACGCTGAAGGTCAAAG GTGAGAGTTCCATCGACTTCCTCTCTGACTTTTTGGAGGTGTCCGAGGGCCCATTGGGAGGTTTTGAAGTCCTGGAAAATCGCCCCAGAGCTG GTGCCAACTCCAGCCTGAGGGTGACGGTAACCGGGGGGGGGTCTGCCATAGTGACAGAAGTGTTTCTGGTGGTGTCGTTAACATCAGAGAGGGTTAACAGCAGCTTGGAGGCTCTGGGGAAAGGAAAATTCTTAGCTCGGTTTGACAGTATTCCATCAGGCGAGTTTGTGGTGCTTGTGAAGGGCCAGAGCAATGAGAGCAGCACCCGTTCCTCCAGAGCAGCTACACCATTCCAAAGGCAGTCATCCAACTCCATCCGGGCTTCTGCTGTGACTGTCTCTGCT gatGATTTAGAGGGTGTCTTGGAACCAGGAGTACCTCTTTCTGTTCCTTTCTCTGTGTCGAGTAATGGCTCAGGAGGAGGCTTAACCATCCAAGCTACCAATGACCAAGGTTTTACGCTATCGTTCCCATCCACTTTACCCCTGACCAATGGAAGCATGGCTAATGGCATGGTGAACATCACAGCACCTGCTGGCACTGCATCTGGCACCGACGTCACCCTGACCATCGAGGCCAATGCTCCAGGAGGCACGGACGCCAACTATGTCGTTCTGCGTTTGACTGTCCTCGTCCCG GTGACTGATTTCACGGAGCCAGGCTGTCAGCTGCTCAGCCTGCAGTCCGACTGCTCTGCAGACTGCAGCGCGTCGATGTGGGAGCTGTCAGTGGAGGTGACCGATGGGGTGAACGGGACAGGCATCGACACCATCAGCTTCAGAGGAGGCAACGGGACCAGTAACACCAGCCTTCTCGCTGGTAATGCAACGCTGGTGTCCTATAATGCATCTTGCTGTTCACCTGATGTGGAGATAGTAGTTGTGGATCAGGTGGGTAATGTAGGCTCCTGCTCCTACACGGTCCGGACAACGACACCAACCGTGaacccaactacaaccaccgcacaaacaacaacagcagcctcTGCACAAGCGGTTCAGTCTCTTCTTCTTTGCCTCAGCATCACAATTCTAGGGCTCAGCTTAACCATCTGA